In the genome of Candidatus Yanofskybacteria bacterium, one region contains:
- the miaA gene encoding tRNA (adenosine(37)-N6)-dimethylallyltransferase MiaA, with amino-acid sequence MKNKLPKVIVIVGTTASGKTALSLKIAKKFNGEIVSADSRQIYRGMDIGTAKPTKEELKKIKHHLINIKNPRQDYSVGQYKKDALVAIRKILKIGKLPIIVGGTGLYVSAMVNNLDFPEVEENKKLRAKLEKEIKTKGLKYVFKKLVELDPESAYIVDPNNPRRVIRAMEVAILTGQPFSSQRKSGPPLFDFLQIGLKILPETLKEKIQKRTAQMIKNGLVEEVKKLVKKYGYKPKAFEAIGYREIIDFLRGKINLKEAEDLINKNTWHYARRQMTWFRKDPAILWFDFKPVRSSLAEVLQTRAKGASETSNGANQKMAKKKVLRAISKFILS; translated from the coding sequence ATGAAAAACAAATTGCCCAAGGTTATAGTTATCGTGGGGACAACCGCTTCCGGCAAAACGGCTTTGTCTTTGAAAATAGCTAAAAAATTTAATGGTGAAATTGTCTCTGCCGATTCGCGGCAGATTTATCGTGGCATGGATATAGGAACAGCCAAACCAACCAAGGAAGAGTTAAAAAAAATAAAACACCATTTAATAAATATAAAAAATCCAAGGCAGGATTATTCAGTTGGTCAGTATAAGAAAGACGCGCTGGTGGCGATAAGAAAAATATTAAAGATCGGAAAACTGCCCATTATAGTTGGGGGTACCGGTTTGTATGTTTCGGCCATGGTGAACAATTTAGATTTTCCGGAAGTAGAAGAAAACAAAAAACTTCGCGCTAAACTGGAAAAAGAAATAAAAACCAAAGGATTAAAGTATGTTTTTAAAAAATTAGTTGAACTGGACCCGGAGTCAGCCTATATTGTTGACCCTAACAACCCGCGCCGTGTTATACGTGCCATGGAGGTTGCCATTCTGACTGGTCAGCCGTTTTCATCTCAAAGAAAAAGCGGGCCGCCTCTTTTTGATTTTTTGCAGATCGGGCTTAAGATACTACCAGAAACATTAAAAGAGAAAATACAAAAACGAACGGCGCAGATGATAAAAAACGGCCTGGTTGAAGAAGTTAAAAAACTTGTTAAAAAATACGGCTACAAGCCCAAAGCTTTTGAGGCCATTGGTTATAGGGAAATAATAGATTTCTTGAGAGGTAAAATTAATCTAAAAGAAGCCGAAGATTTAATTAACAAAAACACCTGGCATTATGCGAGGCGCCAAATGACGTGGTTCCGAAAAGACCCTGCTATTTTGTGGTTTGATTTTAAGCCCGTTAGAAGTAGCCTCGCTGAGGTCCTTCAGACTCGCGCCAAAGGCGCGAGTGAGACTTCTAACGGTGCTAATCAAAAAATGGCAAAGAAAAAAGTTTTGAGAGCCATCTCTAAATTTATTTTGTCTTAG
- the gatB gene encoding Asp-tRNA(Asn)/Glu-tRNA(Gln) amidotransferase subunit GatB: MPYEPTIGLEIHVELKTKTKMFCDSLNDPDEKHPNLNICPVCMGHPGTLPVANREAIQKLIKVGLALNCQVSEFSKFDRKNYFYPDLPKGYQISQYDLPLCKDGYLETGDRKIRIERIHIEEDTGRLQHSLDGKHTLVDFNRAGVPLMELVTHHDIKSGEEIEKFAKELRLVLRYLDASDADMEKGQMRVEVNVSVKPVNSEKLGTKVELKNINSIKAAAAATNYEITRQSEILESGGNVVQETRGWDENSGKTFSQRLKEGSADYRYFPEPDLPPLRFGENEIEEIRLGLPELPTQRRIRFKGYGLTDAQIEVFTIAKHLGDYYEKVASELDIAAKDKHMAKGLKDDFPIGESHLPAKLHALSANYIITEFPPIFEMRGLEIDEIEGIKIEPEAFAELMVLVFHEKLSSTGAKTVLKKMAETGLHPEQIVRESGLEQISDSGELEVAVDEVIAKNAKALEDYKKGKVESLKYLVGQVMAVTHGKANPQVVGQILEQKLKTH, encoded by the coding sequence ATGCCCTATGAACCAACTATCGGTCTGGAAATACACGTAGAACTGAAAACCAAAACTAAAATGTTTTGTGATTCACTGAATGATCCGGATGAGAAACATCCTAATTTAAACATATGCCCGGTCTGCATGGGACATCCCGGCACGCTTCCGGTCGCCAATCGGGAGGCAATACAAAAACTTATAAAAGTCGGGCTGGCGCTTAATTGCCAAGTTTCTGAATTTTCCAAGTTTGATCGCAAAAATTACTTTTACCCCGACCTGCCCAAAGGTTATCAGATTTCACAATATGATTTGCCGCTATGCAAAGACGGGTATTTAGAAACAGGGGATCGCAAGATTAGAATTGAACGTATACATATTGAGGAAGACACAGGACGCTTACAGCATTCGTTGGATGGCAAGCACACCTTAGTTGATTTTAACCGTGCCGGAGTGCCACTAATGGAACTAGTAACCCACCACGATATTAAATCCGGCGAAGAAATAGAAAAATTCGCCAAAGAGTTGCGTTTGGTTTTGCGATATCTGGACGCATCGGATGCTGATATGGAAAAGGGACAAATGCGTGTTGAGGTTAATGTATCGGTTAAACCCGTAAATTCAGAAAAACTAGGTACCAAAGTAGAATTAAAGAATATCAACTCAATCAAAGCAGCAGCGGCGGCCACGAACTATGAGATAACAAGGCAATCAGAAATACTTGAATCCGGCGGTAATGTGGTCCAGGAAACCCGCGGCTGGGACGAAAATAGCGGCAAAACATTTAGCCAGCGGCTCAAAGAAGGTTCTGCCGACTATCGTTATTTTCCTGAACCTGATTTACCACCGTTAAGATTCGGCGAAAATGAAATTGAAGAAATACGTCTTGGCTTGCCGGAACTTCCAACCCAAAGACGCATAAGATTCAAAGGATATGGCCTGACCGATGCCCAAATTGAAGTTTTTACAATTGCCAAGCACCTTGGAGATTATTACGAGAAAGTGGCAAGCGAATTAGATATCGCGGCAAAAGATAAACATATGGCCAAGGGCTTAAAAGATGATTTTCCAATCGGAGAGAGCCACCTACCAGCTAAACTTCACGCACTCTCCGCCAACTATATTATTACCGAATTTCCGCCAATTTTCGAAATGCGGGGCTTGGAAATAGATGAAATTGAAGGCATAAAAATTGAGCCGGAAGCATTTGCCGAATTGATGGTTTTGGTTTTTCACGAAAAATTATCGTCAACCGGAGCCAAGACAGTGCTCAAAAAAATGGCTGAAACCGGTTTGCACCCGGAACAAATAGTGAGGGAGTCGGGTCTGGAACAAATATCTGATTCCGGTGAATTGGAAGTGGCGGTGGATGAAGTTATTGCAAAAAATGCTAAAGCATTAGAAGATTACAAAAAGGGCAAGGTCGAATCCCTAAAATATTTAGTTGGTCAGGTAATGGCGGTAACCCACGGTAAAGCCAATCCGCAAGTTGTCGGTCAAATACTTGAACAAAAATTAAAAACTCATTAA
- a CDS encoding DNA polymerase III subunit alpha — protein MENSATKFCHLHTHTHYSLLDGLTQINELVARVKELGMDSVAITDHGSMYGVIEFYQKAKKAGIKPIIGCEMYVTENMYDKRPSGGSGKSNGNYFHLVLLAENNAGYQNLIKLVTAAHLEGFYYKPRVDKNLLRRYSEGLIALSACLGGEVSRALLSNQYDKAKKTAQEYEEIFGRGNFFIEVQQHPNLEEQGLVSKKLIELARETGIPLVATQDSHYLRSEDARAQDVLLAVQTGNEVGDKDRLTMRNDDFSLLPPDKMAEKFAEIPEALENTQKIADRCNVELTLGKFIFPNFELEPGKTADQMLDELTVGGIQEHGLQNSPEIEKRRCFELDIIKNKNYATYFLVVADLIRFARESKIYTTVRGSVAGSLVAYLSGITNVNPIEFQLPFERFLNPYRPSAPDIDMDFADNRRQEVIEYAKKKYGSDKVAQIGTFGTMMARGAVRDVARALGKPYEFGDRIAKLIPVGSQGFPMTIDNAMKLEPELKNLYNQNAEVAEILDIAEKLEGTVRHVSVHAAGVVIAPRPLTEYVPIQFDPKGKDNLITQYDMYTVGEDGVGLTKLDFLGIRNLAILENAVRLVEKHRAINIDIEKIPFDDKKTFSMLAKGETEGLFQLNGSGMTKHLMDLKPTTIYDINAMVALYRPGPINNIPEYIARKHGRSPIKYFHPKAQKFLDKSYGILVYQDDLLFTAMELAGYNWESVDKFRKAVGKKIPAEMAKQHQIFVEGCQTHSGIAKQQAEQIWNLFEPFQGYGFNKAHAACYGRVAYQTAYMKAHFPAEYMCAVLTAESGDMEKIAAVITECQRMEIPVLPPDINSSLKDFTLIKDQSGSNKDQIRFGLLTIKNFGEGVADAVIAERNANGIFLNIENFVTRVRNKDLNKKSLESLIKCGATDEFGERATLFANIEQLLYYSRESTKAQFSGQISLFDGPDTEVTLPSLRLASVEPASRAEKLMWEKELLGLFISDHPLKDYQQQLDFEKGLTQIKNISSGRNGGQIKIGGMVTKIQKIVTKQGKPMIFSWIEDMTGKIETVVFPNVLEANPEAFAENKVVVISGKLNDRDGIPKILCDTVRPIAMLN, from the coding sequence GGTATGGATTCTGTGGCCATCACTGACCACGGCTCAATGTATGGAGTCATAGAATTTTATCAGAAAGCAAAGAAGGCCGGCATCAAGCCGATTATCGGCTGTGAAATGTACGTGACAGAAAATATGTATGACAAACGGCCGTCAGGCGGTTCCGGTAAAAGCAACGGCAATTATTTTCACCTGGTGCTTCTTGCCGAGAATAATGCCGGCTACCAAAATCTGATTAAACTTGTTACGGCAGCTCATCTGGAGGGTTTTTATTATAAGCCTCGCGTGGACAAAAATCTTTTGCGGCGATATAGCGAAGGACTTATTGCTCTCTCGGCTTGCCTTGGCGGCGAGGTTTCACGCGCGCTTCTTTCAAACCAGTATGACAAAGCAAAAAAGACAGCCCAGGAGTATGAGGAAATTTTTGGCCGCGGCAATTTTTTTATTGAAGTTCAACAGCATCCTAATCTTGAAGAGCAGGGCTTGGTCAGCAAGAAACTCATTGAACTGGCGCGGGAAACTGGTATTCCGTTGGTTGCTACCCAGGATTCACACTATCTTCGCAGTGAAGATGCCCGTGCTCAAGATGTTTTACTTGCGGTGCAAACGGGCAACGAAGTTGGTGACAAAGATCGTTTGACCATGCGAAATGACGATTTCTCGCTTTTACCTCCGGACAAGATGGCGGAAAAATTTGCCGAGATTCCCGAAGCTTTGGAAAATACACAAAAAATTGCCGACAGGTGCAACGTGGAACTGACTTTGGGCAAATTTATTTTTCCCAATTTTGAACTTGAACCGGGCAAAACCGCCGACCAGATGCTGGACGAACTAACAGTTGGTGGAATTCAGGAACATGGTCTTCAAAATAGCCCCGAGATTGAAAAACGCCGTTGTTTTGAGTTGGATATAATCAAAAATAAAAACTATGCTACATATTTTTTGGTGGTGGCCGATTTAATTCGTTTTGCTCGAGAATCCAAAATCTACACAACCGTGCGCGGTTCAGTCGCCGGCTCGCTGGTGGCTTATCTTTCAGGAATTACCAACGTCAATCCAATTGAATTCCAGCTTCCTTTTGAGAGATTCCTAAACCCATATCGTCCGTCCGCGCCAGATATAGACATGGATTTTGCTGATAATCGCAGGCAGGAAGTTATAGAATATGCCAAGAAAAAATACGGTTCAGACAAAGTGGCCCAGATAGGAACATTTGGCACTATGATGGCTCGCGGAGCTGTTCGTGATGTTGCGCGAGCATTGGGTAAGCCGTATGAATTCGGCGATCGAATAGCAAAATTAATACCCGTGGGTTCGCAGGGCTTTCCAATGACCATAGACAACGCCATGAAGCTAGAGCCTGAGCTTAAGAATCTTTATAATCAAAACGCGGAAGTTGCTGAAATTCTAGATATTGCCGAAAAACTTGAAGGAACAGTTCGGCATGTTTCGGTTCATGCCGCAGGCGTGGTTATTGCTCCACGGCCGTTGACCGAATATGTACCCATTCAGTTTGATCCCAAGGGCAAGGATAATCTTATTACACAGTATGACATGTATACTGTTGGGGAGGATGGCGTCGGTCTTACCAAGCTTGATTTCTTGGGCATTCGCAATTTGGCGATTTTGGAAAATGCCGTCCGTCTGGTTGAAAAACACAGAGCAATCAATATTGATATTGAAAAAATTCCTTTTGACGACAAAAAAACATTCTCTATGTTGGCCAAAGGAGAAACGGAAGGCCTTTTTCAGTTAAACGGTTCTGGAATGACCAAGCATCTTATGGACCTCAAACCAACCACGATTTATGATATTAACGCCATGGTTGCTTTGTATCGTCCCGGCCCCATTAACAACATTCCGGAGTATATTGCCCGCAAGCACGGTCGCAGCCCGATTAAATATTTCCATCCTAAGGCCCAAAAGTTTTTGGACAAATCTTACGGAATTTTAGTTTATCAGGACGACCTTTTATTTACGGCCATGGAACTGGCCGGTTATAACTGGGAGTCGGTAGATAAATTCCGCAAAGCGGTAGGTAAAAAAATACCGGCCGAAATGGCCAAACAGCATCAGATTTTCGTTGAGGGCTGCCAAACCCATAGTGGTATTGCCAAACAGCAGGCGGAACAGATATGGAACCTGTTTGAACCGTTTCAAGGTTATGGTTTTAACAAGGCACATGCTGCCTGCTATGGTCGGGTTGCTTATCAGACGGCGTATATGAAAGCCCACTTCCCCGCCGAATACATGTGTGCCGTATTGACTGCCGAATCCGGCGATATGGAGAAGATTGCCGCAGTAATAACAGAATGCCAGCGAATGGAAATTCCTGTTTTGCCCCCAGATATTAACAGTTCCCTCAAAGATTTTACTCTCATCAAAGACCAAAGCGGTTCCAATAAAGATCAGATACGTTTTGGACTTTTGACAATCAAAAATTTCGGCGAAGGGGTCGCGGACGCAGTAATAGCTGAGAGGAACGCCAACGGCATCTTTCTCAATATAGAAAATTTTGTAACCAGAGTGCGTAATAAGGATTTGAACAAAAAGTCACTGGAGAGTTTGATAAAGTGTGGAGCTACGGATGAATTTGGCGAGCGAGCTACCTTGTTTGCTAATATAGAACAGCTTTTGTATTATTCGCGTGAAAGCACCAAGGCTCAATTTTCCGGACAAATTAGTTTGTTTGACGGGCCAGATACCGAAGTTACCTTGCCGTCGCTTCGTTTGGCGTCAGTTGAACCCGCAAGCCGTGCCGAGAAACTTATGTGGGAAAAAGAACTGCTTGGCCTTTTCATTTCCGATCATCCGCTTAAGGATTATCAGCAACAGCTTGATTTTGAAAAGGGACTTACGCAGATTAAAAATATATCAAGTGGTCGTAATGGCGGGCAAATTAAAATTGGTGGAATGGTTACTAAAATCCAAAAGATTGTTACCAAGCAAGGCAAGCCGATGATTTTCTCTTGGATTGAAGATATGACCGGCAAAATTGAGACGGTAGTATTTCCCAACGTTCTTGAAGCCAATCCCGAAGCGTTTGCTGAAAACAAAGTCGTGGTTATTAGCGGCAAACTCAACGACCGCGACGGCATACCCAAAATTCTTTGCGATACAGTGCGTCCAATAGCGATGCTGAATTAG
- a CDS encoding FAD-dependent thymidylate synthase, with translation MSLEQLKQGFTPKRTFSCNHTKIEVDGVFVRISDEEEHDWLIDREKGTITLPTEDILQDPSVVRSARVSTGRDTKAVDEKATGMINSLWQNKHATPFEGGVHFRLKITTPIMYAQPFFRIFASHNEFSGRYSKIDGQYYTPNTLGEEELKEFQQAEAEAQELYRKFSNLPPDGFGIANEMARLVHLYRFYTKFYMTISLRHVMEFLTWENFQGNRYVETEFDEIKSLLHQILETWTPWSSESLKKTPNNINFYWTKELADRFRNPWQLPFLEIDKFLDKGEIRLLETYGKENLMFACLDDFPNPLRGFGHGGMTFLMRIPIHVFRQWVRHRFGTTTELGFHFDDVVENNLFYIPTRFRKQVGKPMQYQFEECNDEENEKIRQEFINHTKRACARYVRMRENSVPDSLAGMILPYCFYVPVVITYPVEALINFLSLRLDIHAQAEIREPAKIILEMFRKYFPEVAFQSHNIYLPK, from the coding sequence ATGAGTCTTGAACAGTTAAAACAAGGTTTCACGCCAAAAAGAACTTTTTCTTGTAATCATACGAAAATTGAGGTTGATGGTGTTTTTGTAAGAATATCAGACGAAGAAGAACACGATTGGTTAATAGACCGAGAAAAAGGCACCATAACTTTGCCGACAGAGGATATACTGCAAGACCCCAGCGTTGTAAGGAGTGCTAGAGTTTCTACGGGCAGAGATACGAAAGCAGTTGATGAAAAAGCTACCGGCATGATTAATTCTCTTTGGCAAAATAAGCATGCCACTCCATTTGAAGGCGGGGTACACTTCCGTCTTAAAATAACCACTCCAATTATGTACGCCCAGCCATTCTTCAGAATTTTTGCTTCTCATAATGAATTTTCCGGCAGATATTCTAAAATAGACGGCCAATATTACACGCCTAATACCTTGGGAGAAGAGGAACTCAAAGAATTCCAACAAGCCGAGGCCGAAGCTCAAGAACTTTATCGCAAATTTAGCAATCTACCCCCCGACGGATTCGGCATAGCCAACGAAATGGCAAGGTTGGTTCATTTGTACCGCTTTTATACTAAATTCTACATGACCATCTCGCTTAGGCATGTTATGGAGTTTCTAACTTGGGAAAATTTCCAAGGAAACCGTTACGTTGAGACTGAATTTGACGAAATTAAATCTTTACTCCATCAAATACTTGAAACTTGGACCCCGTGGTCTTCTGAATCGCTTAAAAAAACTCCAAACAACATCAACTTTTACTGGACAAAAGAACTTGCCGACAGATTTAGAAATCCTTGGCAACTGCCATTTTTAGAAATTGATAAGTTTTTGGACAAAGGCGAGATACGTCTCTTGGAAACATACGGAAAAGAAAATTTAATGTTTGCGTGTCTGGACGATTTTCCAAATCCCTTACGTGGTTTTGGCCACGGTGGTATGACATTTTTGATGAGAATACCTATACATGTATTCAGACAGTGGGTACGCCATCGTTTCGGAACAACTACCGAATTGGGGTTTCACTTTGACGATGTTGTGGAAAATAATCTTTTTTATATCCCGACCCGTTTCAGAAAACAAGTTGGCAAACCAATGCAATACCAATTTGAGGAGTGCAACGACGAAGAAAACGAAAAAATCAGGCAGGAATTTATTAACCACACAAAAAGAGCATGTGCAAGATATGTGAGGATGAGGGAAAATTCTGTGCCTGACAGTTTGGCAGGAATGATTTTGCCCTACTGTTTCTATGTCCCTGTTGTAATAACATATCCGGTTGAGGCCTTGATTAACTTCCTGTCTCTACGATTAGATATCCACGCTCAAGCTGAAATCCGTGAACCGGCAAAGATAATCTTAGAAATGTTCCGCAAATATTTTCCGGAGGTTGCCTTCCAATCTCACAATATATACTTACCAAAATAA
- the thrS gene encoding threonine--tRNA ligase, which yields MSDEIKLTDHRDIGQQLDLFSFHEIAPGAPFWHPKGMIIFRELERVAREINDRDGYQEISTPIIVKREVFEKSGHWEHFRENMFYFDNPRDEAEHVVIKPMNCPESTYVFNSKVRSYRELPLRLAEIGRLHRNELSGTLGGLFRVRQITMDDAHIYLTPEQVEAEVSKILKTIIDFYGMFDFKTSFTLATRPEKALGDKEEWNKAENALKDALSASNVDFAFAEGEGAFYGPKIEVHLNDSQGRDWQMGTAQLDLVMLPKQFETHYTDEKGERKLPWVIHRAIFGSFERFIGVLLEHAEGKLPLWLSPVQVAVANINDEQLGYAGEIVEKLKAEGIRVEWYNQNETIGKKIREAELQKIPYIAVIGEKEVQADSVAIRERGKGDIGQIKLNEFVEKLKKEIKEKA from the coding sequence ATGTCTGACGAAATTAAATTGACCGACCACCGAGACATAGGCCAACAACTGGATCTTTTTAGTTTCCATGAAATCGCGCCTGGGGCGCCGTTTTGGCATCCCAAGGGCATGATTATTTTCCGCGAGCTTGAGCGAGTGGCGCGCGAGATAAACGACCGCGACGGCTATCAGGAAATATCCACGCCCATAATTGTAAAGCGCGAGGTTTTTGAAAAATCAGGCCACTGGGAACATTTCCGAGAAAACATGTTTTATTTTGACAACCCACGCGATGAGGCTGAACACGTAGTTATAAAGCCGATGAATTGTCCCGAATCAACGTATGTTTTTAACTCCAAAGTCAGAAGTTACCGCGAATTACCATTGAGACTGGCTGAAATAGGCAGACTGCACCGAAATGAACTATCAGGAACTTTGGGCGGGCTTTTCCGTGTCAGGCAGATTACAATGGATGATGCCCATATTTATCTCACGCCGGAACAGGTTGAAGCCGAAGTTAGTAAAATTCTTAAAACCATAATTGATTTTTACGGCATGTTTGATTTTAAAACCAGCTTCACTTTGGCCACTCGACCGGAAAAAGCATTGGGAGACAAAGAGGAATGGAACAAGGCAGAAAACGCTCTAAAGGATGCGCTTTCGGCTTCCAATGTTGATTTTGCTTTTGCTGAAGGCGAGGGTGCTTTTTACGGGCCAAAGATTGAGGTACATCTCAATGATTCTCAAGGACGTGACTGGCAGATGGGAACAGCGCAGTTAGACTTGGTAATGCTGCCAAAACAGTTTGAGACACATTACACTGATGAAAAAGGCGAGCGTAAATTGCCCTGGGTGATACATAGGGCGATATTCGGTTCGTTCGAAAGATTTATCGGTGTCCTCCTGGAGCATGCTGAAGGCAAGCTTCCGCTCTGGCTATCCCCTGTCCAGGTGGCGGTGGCGAATATAAATGATGAACAGTTGGGATATGCGGGAGAAATCGTGGAAAAATTAAAAGCCGAAGGTATCCGGGTGGAGTGGTATAACCAAAATGAAACCATTGGTAAAAAAATCCGCGAGGCGGAATTGCAGAAGATACCTTATATTGCGGTAATTGGTGAAAAGGAAGTTCAAGCAGATTCTGTCGCCATACGTGAGCGCGGCAAAGGTGATATTGGTCAGATAAAGTTGAATGAGTTTGTTGAGAAACTCAAAAAGGAAATAAAAGAAAAAGCATAA